The following proteins are co-located in the Conyzicola lurida genome:
- a CDS encoding carbon-nitrogen hydrolase family protein: MSLPESAIAVAQFAPVADSAANLASIRLLAERAAGRGATLVVFPEYSSYFTPTLDQGFVDAAEEVDGPFVTGLAALAAELGVHLVAGLVEKTGEASRFSNTLVVLDPAGQLIAVYRKIHLYDAFGGKESDWVVPGPLDAPQTFGWGGFTVGLQTCYDIRFPEVTRRLVDAGADLVLVPAEWVRGPLKEHHWRTLLTARAIENTVYLAAADQAPPIGSGNSMVLDPMGIELATVGESTDIAVAWVSPQRIAETRVINPALVLRRLGK; this comes from the coding sequence ATGAGCCTTCCCGAGTCCGCGATCGCCGTCGCCCAATTCGCGCCGGTCGCGGATTCGGCGGCGAACCTCGCCAGCATCCGCCTCCTCGCCGAACGCGCGGCGGGCAGGGGAGCGACGCTCGTCGTGTTCCCCGAATACTCGTCGTATTTCACGCCCACGCTCGATCAGGGCTTTGTGGATGCCGCGGAAGAGGTTGACGGCCCGTTCGTCACCGGGCTCGCCGCCCTCGCCGCCGAGCTGGGTGTACACCTCGTGGCGGGTCTCGTCGAGAAGACCGGGGAGGCGTCGCGGTTCTCGAACACCCTGGTCGTCCTGGACCCGGCCGGTCAGCTCATCGCGGTGTACCGCAAGATCCACCTCTACGACGCGTTCGGCGGCAAGGAGTCGGACTGGGTCGTCCCGGGGCCCCTCGACGCACCGCAGACCTTCGGATGGGGCGGCTTCACCGTCGGGTTGCAGACCTGCTACGACATCCGCTTCCCCGAAGTCACCCGCCGTCTCGTCGACGCGGGCGCCGACCTCGTGCTCGTTCCGGCCGAGTGGGTCCGCGGCCCGCTCAAAGAGCACCACTGGCGCACCCTGCTGACCGCCCGCGCCATCGAGAATACGGTGTACCTCGCGGCCGCCGACCAGGCGCCGCCGATCGGATCCGGCAACAGCATGGTGCTCGACCCGATGGGCATCGAACTCGCCACAGTCGGGGAATCCACAGATATAGCGGTCGCATGGGTCTCGCCGCAACGAATCGCCGAAACCCGCGTAATAAACCCCGCATTAGTTCTCCGACGCCTCGGTAAATGA
- a CDS encoding pyridoxal phosphate-dependent aminotransferase, translating into MTVSGSWQQAARGAMLLGADGQLRPTIFAEMSALAIRTGAINLGQGFPDEDGPVEVLEAARQAISDGINQYPPGTGMPVLRHAIADHQKRFYGLDVDADREVLVTAGATEALASTILALTEPGDEVVTLEPFYDSYGAIVGLGGAKHVTVALRAPAFQPDHDDLRAAITDRTRLILINNPHNPTGTVLPRETLQLIVELATKHDAVIVTDEVYEHLVFDAPHVPVATLPGARERTVTISSAGKTFNTTGWKIGWIVAPPELVVSILAVKQFLTFVNGAPFQPAIAVGLGLPDSFFTGVAASLKHKRDVLSAGLVAAGFTVTQPQGGYFVVADAAPLGFADAEDFCRRMPELAGVVAVPISAFVRHDNRPEYASLVRFAYCKRESVLEDAVGRLAALAH; encoded by the coding sequence ATGACAGTCTCCGGTTCTTGGCAGCAGGCCGCACGCGGAGCCATGCTCCTCGGCGCCGACGGGCAACTGCGCCCCACGATTTTCGCGGAAATGTCCGCACTCGCCATTCGCACGGGTGCGATCAACCTCGGGCAGGGTTTCCCAGACGAGGACGGCCCGGTCGAGGTGCTCGAGGCCGCCCGCCAGGCCATCAGCGACGGCATCAACCAGTACCCGCCCGGCACCGGGATGCCCGTGCTACGCCACGCGATCGCCGACCACCAGAAGCGCTTCTACGGGCTCGACGTGGACGCCGACCGCGAGGTGCTCGTCACCGCGGGCGCGACCGAGGCGCTGGCCTCGACGATCCTCGCCCTCACCGAACCGGGCGACGAGGTCGTCACTCTCGAACCGTTCTACGACTCCTACGGCGCGATCGTCGGCCTCGGCGGCGCGAAGCACGTCACCGTCGCGCTCCGGGCTCCCGCGTTCCAGCCCGACCACGACGACCTACGTGCGGCGATCACCGACCGTACCCGTCTCATCCTGATCAACAACCCGCACAACCCGACCGGCACCGTGCTGCCGCGGGAGACCCTGCAGCTCATCGTCGAACTCGCGACGAAGCACGACGCTGTCATCGTCACGGACGAGGTGTACGAGCACCTCGTGTTCGACGCGCCGCACGTGCCCGTCGCGACCCTGCCGGGTGCCCGCGAACGCACCGTCACCATCTCGAGCGCCGGCAAGACGTTCAACACCACCGGGTGGAAGATCGGCTGGATCGTCGCTCCCCCGGAGCTCGTCGTCTCGATCCTCGCGGTCAAGCAGTTCCTGACCTTCGTCAACGGGGCACCCTTCCAGCCCGCGATCGCCGTGGGGCTCGGCCTGCCCGACTCGTTCTTCACCGGAGTCGCCGCGAGCCTCAAGCACAAGCGCGACGTGCTCTCGGCCGGCCTCGTCGCTGCCGGTTTCACCGTCACCCAGCCGCAGGGCGGCTACTTCGTGGTGGCGGATGCCGCACCCCTCGGCTTCGCCGACGCCGAAGACTTCTGCCGCCGGATGCCGGAGCTGGCCGGGGTCGTCGCGGTACCGATCAGCGCGTTCGTGCGGCACGACAACCGTCCCGAGTACGCCTCCCTCGTGCGATTCGCGTACTGCAAGCGCGAATCGGTGCTCGAGGATGCAGTCGGCCGGCTGGCAGCGCTCGCCCACTGA
- a CDS encoding mannitol-1-phosphate 5-dehydrogenase, translated as MKAVHFGAGNIGRGFVGLILHKAGYEVVFADVNAELIDALASTPSYVVTEVGDGGTEWTVDNYRALNSATHEDDVVAEIASADIVTTAVGPNVLRFVAPLIAKAIEQRSADLAPLVVMACENAINATDLLRIEVEKTLPGAGAVFANTAVDRIVPGQDPDAGLNVTVESFFEWAIESTPFGDSTPVIPDAHFVEDLAPYIERKLFTVNTGHATAAYHGFAAGVASMSDAFSTPAIADEVRAVLAETKALLVAKHGFDPEVQQAYIDKNMVRFANPQLSDTVDRVGRQPLRKLSRNERFVGPAAELAERGIPSDALVRTMGVALKFDVPEDPQSVELQQLLATATPEEFVAQVTGLDESHPLYAAVVSVVRAHTS; from the coding sequence GTGAAGGCCGTACATTTCGGCGCCGGAAACATCGGCCGCGGCTTCGTCGGGCTGATCCTGCACAAGGCCGGCTACGAGGTCGTCTTCGCCGACGTCAACGCCGAGCTCATCGACGCCCTCGCGTCGACGCCGAGCTACGTCGTGACCGAGGTCGGCGACGGCGGCACCGAGTGGACCGTCGACAACTACCGCGCCCTCAACAGCGCCACCCACGAGGACGACGTCGTCGCCGAGATCGCGTCGGCCGACATCGTCACCACTGCCGTCGGACCGAACGTCCTACGCTTCGTCGCCCCGCTCATCGCGAAGGCGATCGAACAGCGCTCCGCCGACCTCGCGCCGCTCGTCGTAATGGCGTGCGAGAACGCGATCAACGCCACCGACCTGCTGCGCATCGAGGTCGAGAAGACCCTCCCGGGCGCGGGCGCCGTCTTCGCCAACACGGCGGTCGACCGCATCGTCCCCGGCCAGGACCCCGACGCCGGACTCAACGTCACCGTCGAGTCCTTCTTCGAGTGGGCCATCGAGAGCACCCCGTTCGGTGACTCGACCCCCGTGATCCCCGACGCCCACTTCGTCGAGGACCTCGCCCCCTACATCGAGCGCAAGCTCTTCACCGTCAACACGGGACACGCCACCGCCGCGTACCACGGCTTCGCGGCCGGAGTCGCGTCGATGTCGGACGCCTTCTCCACGCCGGCGATCGCCGACGAGGTGCGGGCAGTGCTCGCCGAGACCAAGGCCCTCCTCGTGGCGAAGCACGGCTTCGACCCCGAGGTGCAGCAGGCGTACATCGACAAGAACATGGTGCGTTTCGCGAACCCGCAGCTGAGCGACACCGTCGACCGTGTCGGTCGCCAGCCGCTGCGCAAACTGAGCCGCAACGAGCGCTTCGTCGGCCCGGCGGCGGAGCTCGCGGAACGCGGCATCCCGTCTGATGCCCTCGTGCGCACCATGGGCGTCGCCCTGAAGTTCGACGTGCCGGAGGACCCGCAGAGCGTCGAGCTGCAGCAGCTGCTCGCGACCGCGACCCCCGAGGAGTTCGTGGCGCAGGTCACCGGCCTCGACGAGTCGCACCCGCTCTACGCCGCCGTCGTCTCCGTCGTCCGTGCCCACACGAGCTGA
- a CDS encoding PKD domain-containing protein, protein MSTLASLALAPVDPALCDALEFTLGDCSPAINANTNGDAVDITATDNNNGGSGTRGDSGGGRTYVPAGPRVLTWEQIQDPAVNATIEETQMYLVSHGYGSVRDDFITVSAPLPELTLSDIASFAPGVGSQHMEPSGWIVTGLPTNFYSDSTNSTVTGTLLGYAVAVRFTAAAWRWDYGDGSSTTSSTPGASWAALGLQEFDATATSHVFATPGAFTITLSVGFSAEYQFAGQPWKAIAGTLWADAPPLTAVSGDADTVLVARDCLANPGGPGC, encoded by the coding sequence GTGTCCACGCTCGCTTCGCTTGCACTCGCACCGGTCGACCCGGCTTTATGTGATGCGCTTGAATTCACCCTTGGGGATTGTTCCCCTGCTATCAATGCGAACACGAATGGCGACGCTGTCGACATCACCGCCACCGACAACAACAACGGCGGCTCCGGAACCCGTGGCGATTCCGGCGGCGGCCGCACCTACGTGCCCGCCGGCCCGCGCGTCCTCACCTGGGAGCAGATCCAAGACCCGGCGGTCAACGCCACGATCGAAGAGACACAGATGTATCTCGTTTCCCACGGCTACGGATCCGTGCGTGACGACTTCATCACCGTGTCGGCCCCGCTGCCCGAGCTCACTCTCAGCGATATCGCGAGCTTCGCGCCGGGCGTCGGCTCGCAGCACATGGAACCGAGCGGCTGGATCGTCACCGGGCTGCCCACCAACTTCTACTCCGACTCGACGAACAGCACGGTGACCGGCACCCTGCTCGGCTACGCGGTGGCGGTGCGCTTCACGGCTGCGGCCTGGCGCTGGGACTACGGCGACGGATCGAGCACCACCTCCTCGACACCGGGCGCGAGCTGGGCGGCTCTTGGGCTGCAGGAGTTCGACGCGACCGCGACCAGCCACGTCTTCGCGACGCCGGGCGCGTTCACCATCACGCTCTCCGTCGGGTTCTCCGCCGAGTACCAGTTCGCCGGGCAGCCGTGGAAGGCGATCGCGGGAACGCTGTGGGCCGATGCGCCGCCGCTGACAGCAGTGTCGGGCGACGCGGACACGGTGCTCGTGGCGCGCGATTGCCTCGCGAATCCGGGCGGTCCAGGCTGCTGA
- a CDS encoding PTS mannitol transporter subunit IICB produces MTTTSSPTRGSAKVGVQKFGTFVSGMVLPNIAAFIAWGLITALFIETGWLPLLGIDATWVQQLGGWSSDPDVVNTGLVGPMITYLLPLLIANTGGRMVYGLRGGVVGTIATMGVIVGAGIPMFLGAMIVGPGAAWVMKKVDQLWAGKIKAGFEMLVDNFSGGIVGAALAVLSFFVIAPAVTAISSFLEWVVKILVDTSLLPLASVFVEPGKILFLNNAINHGVFTPLGTIESERTGQSILFLIEANPGPGLGLLLAFAVFGVGLLRASAPGAILIQFVGGIHEIYFPYVLAKPLLIVAVIAGGASGVLTNVIFQSGLRAPASPGSIIAILAQTPPGSFVGVILSVIISAGVSFLVASIIIRASRKTDLEAINAGNDTALADAVAKNAANKGRDSQVGSLLGDAAAAPAAATATAATSNAPITSIVFACDAGMGSSAMGATVMRNKIKKAGIEGVTVVNQAIANLDGTADLVITQRELTPRATEKSPNAQHVSVDNFMNSPKYDEVVALLESQKASK; encoded by the coding sequence ATGACAACGACGTCCTCACCCACGCGCGGATCAGCGAAAGTAGGTGTTCAGAAGTTCGGCACGTTCGTCAGTGGAATGGTGCTGCCGAACATCGCCGCCTTCATCGCCTGGGGCCTCATCACCGCCCTCTTCATCGAGACCGGATGGCTTCCGCTGCTCGGAATCGACGCCACCTGGGTACAGCAGCTCGGTGGCTGGAGCAGCGACCCCGACGTGGTGAACACGGGCCTCGTCGGCCCGATGATCACCTACCTGCTTCCCCTCCTGATCGCGAACACCGGTGGCCGCATGGTCTACGGTCTCCGCGGCGGTGTGGTCGGAACCATCGCCACCATGGGTGTCATCGTCGGAGCGGGCATCCCGATGTTCCTCGGCGCGATGATCGTCGGCCCCGGTGCCGCGTGGGTCATGAAGAAGGTCGACCAGCTCTGGGCCGGCAAGATCAAGGCCGGCTTCGAAATGCTCGTCGACAACTTCTCCGGCGGAATCGTCGGAGCGGCCCTCGCGGTGCTGTCGTTCTTCGTCATCGCCCCGGCGGTCACGGCGATCAGCAGCTTCCTCGAGTGGGTCGTCAAGATCCTGGTCGACACGTCGCTGCTGCCCCTCGCCAGCGTCTTCGTCGAGCCCGGCAAGATCCTGTTCCTGAACAACGCCATCAACCACGGTGTCTTCACCCCGCTCGGCACCATCGAGTCGGAGCGCACCGGACAGTCGATCCTCTTCCTCATCGAAGCGAACCCCGGCCCCGGCCTCGGCCTGCTGCTCGCCTTCGCCGTCTTCGGTGTCGGCCTGCTGCGCGCCAGCGCTCCCGGCGCGATCCTCATCCAGTTCGTCGGCGGTATCCACGAGATCTACTTCCCCTACGTTCTGGCGAAGCCGCTCCTCATCGTCGCCGTCATCGCCGGTGGCGCGAGCGGTGTGCTCACGAACGTGATCTTCCAGTCGGGACTGCGCGCACCCGCGTCGCCCGGCTCGATCATCGCGATCCTCGCCCAGACGCCTCCCGGAAGCTTCGTCGGCGTCATCCTGTCGGTCATCATCTCGGCCGGTGTCTCGTTCCTCGTGGCGTCCATCATCATCCGCGCGAGCCGTAAGACCGACCTCGAGGCCATCAACGCCGGCAACGACACCGCTCTCGCGGACGCCGTCGCCAAGAACGCCGCCAACAAGGGCCGCGACAGCCAGGTCGGTTCGCTCCTCGGCGACGCGGCAGCTGCTCCCGCCGCCGCGACCGCGACTGCCGCGACCAGCAACGCGCCGATCACCTCGATCGTCTTCGCCTGCGACGCCGGCATGGGCTCGAGCGCCATGGGTGCCACGGTCATGCGCAACAAGATCAAGAAGGCCGGAATCGAAGGGGTCACCGTCGTCAACCAGGCGATCGCGAACCTAGACGGCACCGCCGACCTGGTCATCACGCAGCGCGAACTGACTCCCCGTGCCACGGAGAAGTCGCCGAACGCGCAGCACGTCTCTGTCGACAACTTCATGAACAGCCCGAAGTACGACGAGGTCGTAGCGCTGCTCGAGTCCCAGAAGGCCTCGAAGTAA
- a CDS encoding PTS sugar transporter subunit IIA codes for MSNVLELAQINLHGSATTPAEAIDEVGKLLVASGAVTDDYIAFMHDREATVSTYMGNFLAIPHGTNEGKDTISKSALSFVRYDNPIDWGGNEVRFVVGIAGKDGGHMEVLSSIAIVFSEDDDVAKLLAAQTPEEIMEILGDVNA; via the coding sequence ATGAGCAACGTGCTTGAACTTGCACAGATCAATCTGCACGGGTCGGCCACGACCCCCGCGGAAGCGATCGACGAAGTAGGAAAGCTGCTCGTCGCCTCGGGCGCCGTGACCGACGATTACATCGCCTTCATGCACGACCGTGAAGCGACCGTATCGACGTACATGGGCAACTTCCTGGCTATTCCGCACGGCACGAACGAGGGCAAGGACACGATCTCGAAGTCCGCGCTCTCGTTCGTGCGGTACGACAACCCCATCGACTGGGGCGGCAACGAGGTGCGATTCGTCGTCGGCATCGCCGGCAAGGACGGCGGCCACATGGAGGTCCTGTCCTCCATCGCCATCGTGTTCAGCGAGGACGACGACGTGGCCAAGCTGCTCGCCGCCCAGACCCCCGAAGAAATCATGGAGATCCTCGGGGACGTGAACGCGTGA
- a CDS encoding response regulator, which produces MAEAYRVVIVEDDADVAFYTKTVLEKRAGCVAVTVADPFLARAVIAEFGPDVVVTDIEMPGMTGLELIQQIRADKPELPIIVMTAHISVDYAVGALQAQADEFLLKPIGASDLVSAVTRLASEGRLTEATDRPRRHILAIGAYPDDVEIGVGGILAAHRADGDTVTILTLARTRDDDTITDSQHESLAAAELLGARLFLEDLQGGDILNGAAVELIERVVREVGPTTVYTHSPNDSDPVHRAVFEAATVAAHTVPGFASFQSPSATIDFRPSKFVSIDGHTDTKLALLANYASQADHRDYLEAESVLANARYWARYGDGATVEPLEVVREQSDESTSGLTASDAARP; this is translated from the coding sequence ATGGCCGAGGCCTATCGAGTTGTGATCGTCGAAGACGACGCTGACGTCGCGTTCTACACCAAGACGGTGTTGGAGAAGCGAGCGGGATGCGTGGCGGTTACCGTCGCCGACCCGTTCCTCGCGCGCGCCGTCATCGCGGAGTTCGGTCCCGACGTCGTCGTGACCGACATCGAGATGCCCGGCATGACCGGCCTCGAGCTCATCCAGCAGATCCGGGCGGACAAGCCCGAACTGCCCATCATCGTGATGACCGCGCACATCTCGGTCGACTACGCCGTCGGCGCGCTGCAGGCCCAGGCCGACGAGTTCCTGCTCAAGCCGATCGGCGCGTCCGACCTGGTTTCCGCGGTCACGCGCCTCGCGTCGGAGGGCCGCCTCACCGAGGCCACCGACCGTCCGCGCCGCCACATCCTCGCCATCGGCGCCTACCCCGACGACGTCGAGATCGGCGTCGGCGGAATCCTCGCGGCCCACCGTGCGGATGGCGACACCGTCACCATCCTGACCCTCGCCCGCACGCGCGACGACGACACGATCACCGATTCGCAGCATGAGTCGCTGGCTGCGGCAGAACTGCTCGGCGCGCGTCTGTTCCTCGAAGACCTGCAGGGCGGCGACATCCTCAACGGCGCAGCCGTCGAACTCATCGAGCGTGTCGTCCGCGAGGTCGGCCCGACCACCGTGTACACGCACAGCCCGAACGACAGCGACCCCGTGCACCGCGCAGTGTTCGAGGCGGCGACGGTCGCCGCGCACACCGTGCCCGGCTTCGCGTCATTCCAGAGCCCCTCGGCCACGATCGACTTCCGCCCGTCGAAGTTCGTCTCGATCGACGGACACACCGACACCAAGCTCGCACTACTGGCGAACTACGCGTCGCAGGCCGACCACCGCGACTACCTCGAAGCCGAATCGGTGCTCGCCAACGCGCGCTACTGGGCCCGCTACGGTGACGGCGCGACCGTCGAGCCGCTCGAGGTCGTCCGCGAACAGTCCGACGAATCCACCTCGGGCCTCACGGCATCCGACGCAGCGCGACCGTAG
- a CDS encoding sensor histidine kinase, which produces MAVAFFAAVVLVLVSPNIDFTVWPAALLGMWGIIIATAISALFSYQPSLSRLAILVPVLDLLALSLFRAGTGGGASPFSSLIIIPVVWIAAEHGRRYIFIAALGTAVALSDLFGFGATATQNDLLRSVFAPVIFAMAAAIINELSRQGRVQVESIRRLAEERELMLRGAEDYTKRLRENEAQLRAADKLTRSVLDAVTEQSVIGTDVTGRIDVWNPGAERMLGLIAAETQNKRFIYEFHLDEELDERSRELNYPPGETVLTPGFSALVESARLGTPEVRQWTYRRTDGLQLAVEVAVTRRVNDAGETAGYLFVATDVTQALEVSRLKDEFVGLISHELRTPLSSILGYLELMRDDADDPLSDEQMMYLGIAERNAHRLLRLVGDLLFTAQVGANSFSIDVARLDVAPIVRASIESATPVATAQNVSISATVLDGVAVVMGDVTRIGQAVDNLLSNAIKFTPRGGSVAITLTCDGDNVIIRLTDTGMGIPAGELDQLFSRFFRASTATRAAVPGVGLGLTITKAIVDAHGGDLDVESEVGVGTTFIVRLPKAADEVAAA; this is translated from the coding sequence ATGGCGGTGGCCTTCTTCGCCGCCGTCGTGCTCGTGCTGGTTTCGCCGAACATCGACTTCACCGTCTGGCCGGCTGCGCTCCTCGGCATGTGGGGCATCATCATCGCCACGGCGATTTCAGCCCTCTTCAGCTACCAGCCGTCGCTCAGCCGGCTCGCGATCCTCGTGCCGGTGCTCGACCTGCTGGCCCTCAGCCTCTTCCGTGCCGGTACGGGCGGCGGCGCGTCCCCGTTCAGCTCGCTCATCATCATCCCCGTGGTCTGGATCGCGGCCGAACACGGGCGCCGCTACATCTTCATCGCCGCGCTCGGCACCGCCGTCGCCCTCAGCGACCTGTTCGGGTTCGGCGCCACGGCGACCCAGAACGACCTCCTGCGGTCGGTCTTCGCCCCGGTCATTTTCGCCATGGCCGCGGCGATCATCAACGAGCTCTCCCGCCAGGGTCGCGTGCAGGTCGAATCGATCCGCCGACTCGCCGAAGAACGCGAGCTCATGCTGCGTGGGGCCGAGGACTACACAAAGCGCCTGCGCGAGAACGAGGCGCAATTGCGGGCTGCCGACAAGCTGACCCGCAGTGTGCTCGACGCCGTCACCGAGCAGTCGGTCATCGGTACCGATGTCACCGGCCGTATCGACGTCTGGAACCCGGGCGCCGAGCGTATGCTCGGCCTCATCGCCGCCGAGACCCAGAACAAGCGCTTCATCTACGAGTTCCATCTCGACGAGGAGCTTGACGAGCGCTCGCGCGAGTTGAACTACCCGCCCGGAGAGACCGTGCTCACCCCCGGCTTCTCGGCGCTGGTCGAATCGGCGCGACTCGGCACTCCCGAGGTGCGCCAGTGGACCTATCGCCGCACCGACGGCCTGCAGCTCGCTGTCGAGGTCGCCGTCACCCGCCGCGTCAACGACGCGGGCGAGACGGCCGGCTACCTGTTCGTCGCCACCGACGTGACCCAGGCGCTCGAGGTCTCCCGCCTCAAGGACGAGTTCGTCGGACTCATCTCGCACGAACTCCGCACGCCGCTCAGCTCGATCCTCGGCTACCTCGAACTCATGCGCGACGACGCCGACGATCCGCTCTCCGACGAGCAGATGATGTACCTCGGCATCGCGGAGCGCAACGCGCACCGACTGCTCCGCCTCGTGGGCGACCTGCTCTTCACGGCCCAGGTCGGTGCGAACTCGTTCTCCATCGATGTGGCGAGGCTGGATGTCGCACCAATCGTGCGCGCATCGATCGAGTCGGCGACGCCGGTGGCGACGGCCCAGAACGTGAGTATCTCTGCGACCGTTCTCGACGGCGTCGCGGTCGTGATGGGCGACGTCACGCGCATCGGCCAGGCGGTCGACAACCTGCTGTCGAACGCCATCAAGTTCACGCCGCGCGGCGGCAGCGTGGCGATCACGCTGACGTGCGACGGTGACAACGTCATCATCCGCCTCACCGACACCGGAATGGGCATCCCCGCAGGCGAGCTCGACCAGCTTTTCTCGCGCTTCTTCCGGGCCTCGACAGCGACGCGGGCAGCAGTCCCGGGAGTCGGTCTCGGACTGACCATCACCAAGGCGATCGTCGACGCGCACGGGGGAGACCTCGACGTCGAGAGCGAGGTCGGCGTCGGGACCACGTTCATCGTGCGCCTGCCGAAGGCCGCCGACGAGGTAGCCGCCGCCTGA
- a CDS encoding response regulator, translated as MTDSIHDSRVRVLIVDDSEDQRHLLRRYFERAGCTVVVAATAEDAIVAYGEDIPDLAVIDLILPGMDGWELTLRLRTDNPDCAIAITSVLDEEDYPTAQAALPKPVTGAQIRQVLRDWVPKWTES; from the coding sequence ATGACCGACAGCATCCACGACTCGCGCGTGCGGGTGCTGATCGTGGACGACAGCGAAGACCAGCGTCACCTGCTCCGCCGTTATTTCGAGCGCGCGGGCTGCACCGTGGTCGTCGCCGCCACGGCGGAGGACGCGATTGTCGCCTACGGCGAGGACATCCCCGACCTCGCGGTCATCGACCTGATCCTTCCCGGCATGGACGGATGGGAACTGACCCTGCGACTGCGCACGGACAACCCCGACTGCGCCATCGCCATCACTTCCGTGCTCGACGAAGAGGATTATCCGACGGCGCAGGCGGCCCTGCCGAAGCCCGTCACGGGCGCGCAGATTCGTCAGGTGCTACGCGACTGGGTTCCCAAGTGGACCGAGTCGTAA